gaccccaaattgcactcgccctatgggctcgtgcaattttgttagtctttgaaaaacttACTCACAAGTGCTTACTTATTCCAAATGGccctcgaaatcatgtgattacctatactgtgaaatttccaccgtgagGAGATAACGACGCTGACGTTTTCAAGCGTCAGCGCAGTGAAACATACGAAAAACGACAATAACAGCTGCCGGTGACCACACCCTTGCAAACTCCAAGAAGAGCTAGTCTCAGGCTTCCCATTGGATATTCTACACGGTTGCTTTTTTGAAGGTTGATTCAGTCTGACCTTTATCTTCTCCTCACGTGCAAGCTCCTGATGTCCCAAAACATAAGAAAGTTTAGTCAGGGCAGCTTCAACAGTCATGTCATTTCCTGATATCACTCCAGCATCAACCAACACCTAACAAGAGAACATAATTATCATTAAATTGTAGTCTCCCTGCTAGAGCACCGTGCTGACTACTACTGCTGagagtaataacaataatgataatgatgataataatgataaatttaaaTGTAATAATGTGTAATAATGatcataataatatttaatgaGAATTATTATATTTAATAATGAGAATTATAATCAGTTTTATTCAAGGCTGAGGGTATTAAGCTGGGCTCAAATGTTCTGCTAACAGTAACTACAATTCAACAAAATCACCAGGAatgaaaccttttgtttttcttctttaaataGAGTAAAACAGGAGTACCTGGGGAGAACCCTTTGACGCAGGTTAAAGAACCAAGTAGCTAAACGTACATAATCAAGGTGTCAAGCCTGCAATTGAACTCAAGCCACTTTGAAGGACAAGTGATGATTTCACAAGTGCATCAACCCATTTGGAAGAATGAGGTTTATGAATCAAAGGCAATGTATAATGAACCTTTGATGTTCAATCAATTTACTACAAACAATTCCCACTATAATCATGGTAGAATTTGTGTCAAAGCTTTGAACAGTGAAGGGTGTTTTTCCTTTCTATTTGCTATGTTTGAAATTACCATGAGTTCAACAGCCTCTTTCCCAACAAAAAAGCCTTGCTAAGAGCGAACTGGGACATGAAAATCTAGGGATAACATCTCACCCTTCCAGTGGAGTAGTCGTCAACCACATGCCCCTGCAAACATTGAGTACAGTTGACAACAATCACTCCTCTCCTGACTGCTGTTTTTATCTCCTCCAGTAAATCTTGTCTTGAATCAGGACCATTTCCAGCACCATAGGTCTCAAGCACTACTCCCTCAATGGGAGGCTCTAAAAAAGCATGTACCTGCAAGGGTAGGCTGAATGTCAAAGATTACACTCAATATACGTACTTACACACTATACTTAGGCATTTAAAAACTTGAGGGTTTCTGGAACATTGTCAAACTTTCTCAAACCACCAATGATCCTGCAAGCATTAACACAGGCAGACAACCAAAGTGTTCTCTTTGCTTGTATTATGCTAAACTGAGTAAATTTCTGGAAACAACCGCATTTATACTGTAAGAGGGATTAGGATTTTCAGACCCGATTCACTAAATCATACTATGAAGACTTATTGAACAGGGGTCATGAATATCCCCTTGCTCATCTTGTCAACTTCAACAAAACAGTGTCCTCTTAACTCGACTACACTATGAGACAAAAGACGGGAATACTTACAGCTTCTGAGGTGATTCCAGGGAATATTCTCAGCACTCCAATTCTTGAACTCATCTTTTTATGTACTCTGAACTTAGTGGCTTGGTTTTCAAGGAACAGCTCTTCCCATTCCACTTAAAATCAGAGGAAAATGGGATgatgtaaaacaaacaaaattcattAGATGCATTCACATTTGAATGGAGAACTTACCTTCAATACCTGCTTCCACAGTTGCCAAAGGCAGACAGTTTGGGGAATCAAATGCTCCAAATCTGCGAGCATCAACCTTCAACACACGATTTCCTCGATAAAGCTTGCCATGAAAGAACAATGTGACCTAACCAAAAGGCGAAAGACCTCTTTAATGTTGCTTGTGAACTCATGCAAATAAGGGTGAATATTGATCACTATTAACATTGAAGTATCACAACTAAGACATGATAATAACATTATCGCAACATAAAAAACTTGACATGGAGGCAGTAATTTACAACAGTGCTCAAAGAAAGAGCTTTGATTACCTCAGGGATAACATAATGGCCAGCAATCATAATTGCACCTAAAAGATTTTGTCTTCCATCATTGAGGTGATGACTGAGGCCATACTGCAaagtgacaaaagaaaaaaaaaggataaatacACTTGGGATAGCTAGGGATTGCTTattcaaagtttttttccctttttgaaGCATCTGTTTGAAGTGTTTTAAGTTTGAATGACAAGTTTAACtcaagataataataacaatataataatattattattattattatatttagtTAAGTGCAGTGCTCTATCAAGGACTAAGTACTACAAGACTAATAAATTACAACAACAAACCCATGAAACATgggatgttgttgttgtttttttttttagataaataCTTAAGTATCCATAGAAAAACGTCtaagagcagagtagagaaatAACAAACTCAAATAACACTGGCATTGAGAACAGATTGAAGCCAGATGAAAACTGTAAGATTGACATTGTGTTGTGGGTAACAAGGTTGTGTAAATATTCTTAATACACCATCTACAACAGTAATATGCAATATTACTGTATTTCTATTATTATGTGAATTCTTGCTGTTCAGTCTGCTGTATACCCCTGAAGGGCCGGGGTCCAAACCATGGTCCTAGGGCACAACAGAGCTGATAAAGTTTGCTTTTAACACAAAATCTTCCTTAGTATGTGGACCGTTCCTAATAGTTATTTTTTGTAGCTCATTCATGTTGATTCCCAGAgattttttcttgcttttttgcaGTCCCTTCTTGATGAGCCCTACAGTACCTATGACAACTGATattgtttctgttttcattccCCACATTCTGCTTCTTTCAATCTCTATTTGGAGAGTTTTTCAGTGGTCTTTAATGAGGCGTTTCTGTGTGATAGTACTGCCATATCTTTGAGTTTGCAGGTTTTGTTCTTATGGTCTTTGATCACTTGTTAGCTGCTATTTGTCCATCTGTGTGTATTTGCATATCCCAAAGTATCATAGCTTCTTTATTTTCAGTGACTGTCACTGGTTCATGTTCATACCACTTGTCCAACTCTTGGATGTTGTAGTGCTGACATGTTTTCCAATATATATATGCTGCTGCAtgcctattattattattgttgttattattataattattattattactatcattattatttccaCCTTCACCGGCTGATCTTGCGCGCTCTAAAAACTTGAGGAAGCAGGGCATAACCTATAACCAGGGGTTCCACACGATCTCATCTCCTTAGATTAGTGAAGTGAAGTAATTAGTCTCTCCCCTCTGGGCTATTCAGGACTGATTAACAATCGTTTTTGTAGGGGACTTTGGCCAGACTGCTTGTCGTGCAGTTTACAGTTATTTATTTAGGAAATGAAAGATGGCCCGACCAGAttaggccagaccacaacaccagggaCAATGTTCTCTACTGTTTTCAGGAAGTCCCGTACTATTTTGTTTCCAACAAGGGCTATGAGATGGGACCTCccgtttatagtccttatctgagaagacttgaaagtctaacgaCTTGCgggtgtaattacaaaggcagtacTTGAATTtatttctcctcagttattttaagaccatGAGTGTTGATCCAGCCAGAGTCAAACTCTGGACCTCGCAAATGACGGCCCGATGtacaaccaactgagccactgcTGTGCAGCATATTAGGTATCAAGGACCTTTCTTGGAATCCTTTTTGTTCCTCATAGTGCAGTATTTTGCAGGAATATTGTTTGGAGTGTAATGCCTAGTTTTCCAACCCAGTTGCCTAACTTTCTTGTTAATCCACCATGAGTGCCAACAATATTAAAGGTGTTACCTGAGCACATTTCAAATTCCACATTCTCATAATTTCTTTCAGGTCTTCATATATTTCAACCTTTTCACCCTCTCTTTCACTCATGCCCTATTCTCACCAAAGCTTTAACATGTTTTGAAGCTTTTTCGTTAAACAAaatatgctttttttttgtagacTTTAACTGTAGCACACTTTGAAGCACAAACAAAAGCTAACCCTGAATATAATTATGTAAAAGCTAGTTctacatttttttttggctgattcCCATTTGTTAAACAGGGTATAAGCCTTCAATCTCTGAGGATAGCAATGTGAACAATATAGCAGTtctcctattattattattattattattactattattattattatcattattattattattattattattattattattaatattacctGAGAACCAGTAAAGATGACTGATTTACCAAGGTTCTCAAACATAAATGACAAGGCAGATGTAAGGTAAGCCATGGTATCTGTGCCATGCAAGATAACAAATCCATGATATTTTTCATAACTTTCCTCAATCTGCTGAGCAACTTTTGACCAATCATCAATATCTTGATCTTTGGAATGGACTACAACATCACTCTCTGACATCTCCATAACATCAATAAAGATGCGTCTTCCATATTTGCTCActcttttaaagaaaacgagaaTTCAATTACATAATTCAGGGGTTTACAATTTGCTTTCAACCAAAACCAACAAGAATTGCTACTAAATCAGTAGTAAATAAAGGCTGCTGAAGAGTGgctgattttttttctctcaaaagAACTGCATGGAGGCTTGTATTGCTCCATCTCCAGTTTGATCTCTAGTTTGTTGGAAAAGACCCTTACTCACATGACTCGATCTCTAGATATTAATTTTCGTTATAGGTTTAGGCCTACACAAGCCCCAATTAAACTGTTCTCATTCATCACATAGCAGCCAACAAGGCCTGACAGAACAATGTTGAGATCTAGGACTGTCTGATGTCTCCCAACAAGCTCCAGTCTTGTTGCCGACTTGTCTGAAATTATCCCACACCTAATAGCCACTAAAAGACTTTCCAGAAAGAAGACTTTCCATGAACTGTGCACAAATTGGCTTGTGTGCTGAACATGAAATAAGGCTTATGGCCTATTTTTTCTTGTCATCAATATGACTTTTTGTTTGTTACTATTAACTACCTTTCAGATAATTGAAATTTGATTGCAGAAAATTCACTAGTTGACACtactaaaaatgaaaaaattttcATTTGGCTATGGATATCACAATCAAAGCGCACCATTAAAACCTAGCTTATTAAAGAATCAACGTACGGCATGACAAGTGTGTCGGATCCAATTCCTTCCTCTGGTATATCATCCAGCACATTGTCTTGAATATAAGCTACATACTCAGCATCATATATCATAGGCAATTTCTTCAATTCTCTCAGCAGATTATTCTTGTCAAGGTGGATTCCTGCCGGTATATAAAAAGATTGAAGTCTTAACTTGAATACCTTAGTTGAGCACTTCCAGTCGGTTATTATCTTATCAAAAAGACAAGGTTCTCAACAGATAACAAATGATATGCATTATTAgtatatttaccaaatcagtggatagcaattttcgcacattttgattggctccagtAATTTGGAATATTCTTGgcattcactgttttgcaaacagagagaaaaatggcacgtcgtttcgtgaaagtttcagaagaagaaattaaaacagcatttttttaaccatctgatttggtaaatattaaaacaactatccccctccgGGCCGGtaaagagcggtggatatatacctccaCGCTTTGCTATTTCTTTCAGTGTAAATGATCCTGGCAGTTATGAGCACTGCTTAAACAGTGGCAGGAGAAAGGCTTGAAAATTTCACGCCTGAACAGGACTCAAACCCTGTCCTCTGGGATGCTGCTGCAGTGCTCTGCCAGTTGAGATAtaaggccaactgggagctagCTGTTATTAGGTTCAGTTTTAAGCCCATAGATATAGTAGATACTGTAAAATATGATGTAatgaatatatgaaattcatgtgTTTGGACTGCGGATTGAAACGATTTTTTGAGTGCAAATATGAGGATCATTTACACTCAAAAAGTTTGTTTCAATGCACAGCTCAAACACATGAATTCCATgtattcattttatcatattatATGAAAGCTactcatcatatatatatacctGGCTAAGATTCAACAGCCTAAGTAGCAGGAGGTTTAGTCTGAGGTATAAGTGCAATAGCTGCAGCCCAAACTTCTGACCCTTTCACTTTCTAGTTTTccttgttcatgcagctgttgCAAATTTCAAACTGACAAAACAATCTGCCTTGTAGACTAAAAAACCAATGGTTCTAATTCTGACTTCAGCTGCTTCATAACCCCAATTCTTATCACACAAGATTATGTGGGCAACTTAAACCAATGAGAGCATAGGTGGGTAATGAAATTGTTTGCAGTAGAAACACAAATTAAGGCACAAAGCTTGAGGCACATGGGATGTCCATAATTTTCCAAGTACTCTGTATTTTGTGACAAAGTGATTCAGAAGCAACTGATGTTAAGTTTATCACACatcaataaacaaaaattgTAAATACCCAATAGAACTATGGGGATTTAAGATTGTATTTGGCATTCATTTTCCTCTTTCTCTTGTCTCTATGCTTCTTGTTTGCATTGACCCTCTTGTCATCCAATATCACAGGTTTGATGAATCAGTTGCCTCCATTAAGTTCAAGTCTCTAACTTTGGTTTCCATTAATCAACGGCATCACCACATttcaaattgcttaaattacACTAGGATATACCCCATTAACCCCCTTTCCACCCCCCGAACACCTTGGGCAACTAATGGCCggtatttaacagttattctttgaggacgcgccagatatgagctgatatatataaccaacgaggccgcaggccaagttggttattatcacctcatatccggcaagtccgagaagaataactgtgtTAGTAAATTTTctagcaattctcttgattttttcgggtgaaacctcctcaaattgtgAGACTTTCTATACCTAAGACGccacgaaaaaatttttttccaacctccaaaatttcagcacaagaaattcgccatcagtttttccttatttggtcaaacttaacgataatggctcatatcatggacttagggaaccaatcagaaagctggaaaatcattatcctgggCTAAAAATATACTAACACTCATTATTGACTCTGCTCAAAGTATCATCTTTGTATCCCTAAAGTGTGTAACTTAAAActtgtcaacttgtttgatatttcGTGTTTTTGCGTCTTACTTCCCCATCGATGCAAccccatagtttctttagaaactaaacccttTACTGAAAGATGTATCCTCTCAACACGGTATAAGTCATACCTTGTGGATCCACTTTCCATCCTAATGCTCCACCAGTATACAGTAACAATACTTTACTTTTGACCACTTTCTCATGTGTAAGAGGATCTTCAACAGCAACAGTGCCGAGCCTGTGGCCCAGCTGATATGACGATCCATCCACCGATGAACAATAACTTGAAGAACGAGAACGAAAAAAATTGCGTGATACCTGGGCATTAACTGACTGCTGCGGGCCAACACTTTGCTCTGAAGTGCCCGGAGATGCTGAGGGTAGCATGGTTTGTTTTTGTAATGCAGAGACGAAACACTGTCTGGAGTTTGAATGGAACGATTCTTCAGGGCGTGGTTTAAGGCCACCTGTTGAAATGCGATTGTCGTCATTATCTCTGTGTTCCTTAACAGTGACGAGGTTTTTCCAAGAGGTTGATCGTACAATCTTTTCGTTGCTCATTACATTTTTCTCATATCAGAGAGGAGGGGTCGGTTATCGTGCTGACACAGAACGAGAGTATCATCCCC
This genomic window from Acropora muricata isolate sample 2 chromosome 2, ASM3666990v1, whole genome shotgun sequence contains:
- the LOC136900346 gene encoding L-asparaginase-like, whose protein sequence is MSNEKIVRSTSWKNLVTVKEHRDNDDNRISTGGLKPRPEESFHSNSRQCFVSALQKQTMLPSASPGTSEQSVGPQQSVNAQVSRNFFRSRSSSYCSSVDGSSYQLGHRLGTVAVEDPLTHEKVVKSKVLLLYTGGALGWKVDPQGIHLDKNNLLRELKKLPMIYDAEYVAYIQDNVLDDIPEEGIGSDTLVMPVSKYGRRIFIDVMEMSESDVVVHSKDQDIDDWSKVAQQIEESYEKYHGFVILHGTDTMAYLTSALSFMFENLGKSVIFTGSQYGLSHHLNDGRQNLLGAIMIAGHYVIPEVTLFFHGKLYRGNRVLKVDARRFGAFDSPNCLPLATVEAGIEVEWEELFLENQATKFRVHKKMSSRIGVLRIFPGITSEAVHAFLEPPIEGVVLETYGAGNGPDSRQDLLEEIKTAVRRGVIVVNCTQCLQGHVVDDYSTGRVLVDAGVISGNDMTVEAALTKLSYVLGHQELAREEKIKMMKTNMRGELTVYKDEKIQQFCLRDNELVDAVASHFKVGSTEEVRFIKRAIFPVLMCDAAGRGDTETMKELCGQGGVLNATSSHDGRTPLHVACLEGQLSVIRHLLANGASPHVTDHGGQTPLHGAIRSANVEAILLLREFGAHLGPTTMDTALEMCALAADDNVDALRSWYLAGVNFNIGDYDRRTALHVAVCQNNVKTVKFLLECGVDPNVRDLYGYTPLKNAEVLENEVMIAILQSAMDARTSAVAN